A genomic segment from Dietzia psychralcaliphila encodes:
- a CDS encoding TetR/AcrR family transcriptional regulator yields the protein MRKVPQQARSRAMVERIVEAARVVLVRDGYDSFTTNRVADEARVSPGSLYQYFPDKSALVTEVMDRWSAEISDRVAASLAGAGPVDVQNPGTVRSIADALLTALEVDAGLLRIVWEELPAVRHRAAQHALELRVRELLAVYLSASGVTAGDPAARAWVIVMAVENVAVRWVLDQPRITREALLDEFTALAGGYGPRG from the coding sequence ATGAGAAAGGTCCCCCAGCAGGCACGTTCCCGGGCGATGGTCGAGCGGATCGTGGAGGCGGCTCGCGTCGTGCTCGTGCGCGACGGCTACGACTCGTTCACCACCAACCGCGTCGCCGACGAGGCCCGGGTCAGCCCGGGCTCGCTGTACCAGTACTTCCCGGACAAATCGGCCCTGGTCACCGAGGTCATGGACCGATGGTCGGCGGAGATCTCCGACCGGGTTGCCGCCTCGCTCGCCGGCGCCGGTCCAGTCGACGTCCAGAACCCCGGCACGGTCCGCTCCATCGCCGACGCCCTGCTGACCGCGCTGGAGGTGGACGCCGGGCTGCTGCGGATCGTGTGGGAGGAACTGCCCGCCGTGCGTCACCGGGCCGCGCAGCACGCACTCGAGCTCCGGGTGCGTGAACTCCTCGCCGTCTACCTCTCCGCGTCGGGGGTCACGGCCGGTGACCCCGCCGCGCGCGCGTGGGTGATCGTGATGGCAGTGGAGAACGTGGCCGTGCGCTGGGTGCTGGATCAACCCCGGATCACCCGGGAGGCCCTGTTGGACGAGTTCACCGCCCTGGCCGGGGGGTACGGCCCGCGCGGGTGA
- a CDS encoding lytic transglycosylase domain-containing protein: protein MTIRPRRGCAVALSLAAAVVASACSYGPTREAPVAIPPGIPPAAGAPVPAVDINAPGRTSDQLRPWAQGINEQMNIPVAALAAYGNAAETMRQTRPECNLAWTTLAGIGHVETRHGRYRGASLNDDGYALPPIIGIQLDGSPGFANIPDTDGGELDGDQEFDRAVGPMQFIPESWRKYGVDANGDGRADPNQIDDAAVAAARLLCENGGDLSVAENWQRAVLAYNASREYVMDVRDSAAAYSVGTTAP from the coding sequence ATGACTATTCGCCCCCGCCGCGGCTGCGCTGTGGCCCTGTCCCTCGCCGCGGCCGTGGTGGCATCAGCCTGTTCGTACGGGCCCACCCGTGAAGCCCCGGTCGCCATCCCGCCCGGCATCCCACCCGCCGCCGGAGCTCCCGTCCCTGCCGTCGACATCAATGCCCCCGGCCGGACCTCCGATCAGCTGCGGCCCTGGGCGCAGGGGATCAACGAGCAGATGAACATCCCGGTCGCCGCCCTGGCCGCCTACGGCAACGCCGCCGAGACCATGCGGCAGACCCGGCCCGAGTGCAACCTGGCGTGGACGACCCTCGCCGGGATCGGGCACGTGGAGACCCGGCACGGCCGCTACCGGGGAGCCTCCCTGAACGACGACGGCTACGCGCTGCCGCCGATCATCGGTATCCAGTTGGACGGCTCGCCCGGATTCGCCAACATCCCGGACACCGACGGCGGGGAACTGGACGGAGACCAGGAGTTCGACCGTGCCGTGGGGCCCATGCAGTTCATCCCCGAGTCGTGGCGCAAGTACGGAGTTGACGCCAACGGCGACGGGCGGGCCGACCCCAACCAGATCGACGACGCCGCCGTGGCCGCCGCCCGGTTGCTGTGCGAGAACGGGGGAGACCTCTCGGTTGCCGAGAACTGGCAGCGGGCCGTGCTGGCCTACAACGCGTCGCGGGAGTACGTGATGGATGTGCGCGACTCCGCGGCGGCGTACTCGGTGGGGACCACGGCGCCGTAG